GCAAGCAGTACCCCATTCATTGATGTCGGCATGGGTATCCATGTCGTGGAAGGCTCGGGTGAGCTTCTGGGTGTGTGTCGTGTTACCACCAGCTCAGAGGCGAAAATGGACCATGTCAGTCGGCGCATTTCGTTCTCTGAGGAACAATTGGATGATGCCTACGCTCGTAACATCCAGATTGCTGACCTTAACGCTCTCAATGCAGCGTTGGCCGTGATGACCTGCTCCCCGATTTAGTCCGAAACGGACATAGAGTCTGCGGTTAAAAATGTGTCTGCAAACTGATCTGGCGTCAGGTAAGCCAACGAACTGTGGGGGCGTTGCTCATTGTATTCTCGACGCCACTCCTCAATGACTTGGCGAGCATGGCACATCGAGACGAACCAATGCTCGTTCAGGCATTCATCCCGGAATTTGCCGTTGAAGCTTTCGATGTAGGCGTTCTGCTGTGGCTTACCTGGCTGGATGAAGCTCAAGCACAGTCCTTGGCTATCGGCCCATTCATCCAAAGCCTTGCCGGCAAACTCGGGGCCGTTGTCGACGGTGACTGATTTGGGCAATCCGCGGATCTCTGCCAGCCGTTGCAGCACACCGACTACACGTCTGCCAGGCAGCGAAGTATCGACTTCGATGGCCAAGCACTGCTTCGTGAAGTCATCGACGATATTCAGGCACCGCAGCCGCCGACCATCGGCCAAACCGTCCGAAACATAGTCCATAGACCAACTCTCGTTAGGCGCCGATGGCGCGACCTTGATTTGGCGCTCCACGCCGGCAATGCGCTTCCGCTTTCGTTTGCGGACCATCAGGCCGGCCTCGTGATACACGCGATAGGTGCGCTTTCGGTTGATTTCCCAACCCTCTCGGCAAAGTAGCACGTGCAGCCGGCGATACCCATAGCGCCGCTTCTGCGCTGCCAATTCGCACAGTCGTTCCTTGAGCTCCTGGTCTGCTGGCCGCTTAGCTTCGTAGCGATACAGCGACCGAGAAATACCGATCAGCCCACAAGCCCGCGTGACGCCCATCTGGTGCTTTGTCATCAGATGGGAGACCGCCACCCTCTTGGCTTGTGGGCTTACCACTTTCGGCCTACAACCTCTTTCAACGCAGCATTGTCCAGCATCGCCTCCGCCAGCAGGCGCTTGAGCCGGGCATTCTCGGTCTCCAGTGCCTTGAGCCGCTGCGCATCCGACACTGTCAGGCCGCCGTATTTCGCTTTCCAGTTGTAGTACGTCGCCTCGCTGAGCCCGTGCTTGCGGCACAGCTCCGCTACTTTTAGGCCGGCTTCGGCTTCCTTCAGGATGCCAATGATCTGTTCTTCGGTGAAACGCTTCTTCATGCTGCCTCCTATCGAGGCAGACTCTACATCACGACCGGACTAATCTCGGGGAGCAGGTCAGTGATCAAGTGGAAGAAACTCTGCGGGTTCTATCAGGACATGGAGCGTGAGCACAACTCGACTTATTCGATCAATGTCAACCAGTTAACGAGCGATGAACTGGTATGAAGAAGAGCGCCTTGTCTCATCAGTTCGTGGAGTACGTACCAGAAAGGCTTCAGGAAGGTATCCTTTATATCTCGATACCGTATGCCACAGCAGCACACTCGTGCTGCTGTGGGTGCGGCAAAGAGGTCGCGACCCCATTATCACCAACGGATTGGAGACTAACTTTCGATGGTGAAACAGTCTCTTTGGAGCCATCCATTGGGAATTGGAGCTTTCCCTGTCGTTCGCACTATTGGATCAAACGAAGCAAAGTGGCATGGGCGGCAGAGTGGTCGCAGCAGGCGGTTGAAGCTGGGCGTGCATGTGATCGTGCCGCTAAGCTCAGGTATTACGATAGCAAGGATAGTTCCGTCGATGTGGTTTCAGATTCGCAGTTAACGCTGGGTACGCGCCCTACGTCCTCTACGCCAAGGTCAGGAGAAGGCTTTTTGACCATGTTCAAGCGGTGGCTATTAGGGTGAGATTGCTGCTAACTTCCGAGAACCAAAACGGCGTGACGACATATATGCTGTCTACACTGAGTCTACTCGAAATATTGGCCTCGGCGGAATATTTTATAAGATATTGATTTTATGGAGCTGGTGACAGGATTCGAACCCGCGACCGGCTGATTACAAATCAGCTGCTCTACCGACTGAGCTACACCAGCATGAGGAGGGCATGACGCCTGGCAGGAGTCGGGAGGATGGGCGCCTGCTCGGGGTTCGGATTATACCGCCTGGGGCCTCGGCGTGAAACTGCGCCGGACGAGTCTTTACTCGGGGGCTTGCGTCTTGTCCGGATACTCGCACAGGTCGGCGATGGGGCACTGCGGGCATTTGGGCTTGCGGGCGGTGCAGATGTAGCGGCCGTGGAGGATGAGGAGGTGGTGGGCATCCTTCAGGAATTCGCGGGGGGTGTGCTTCTCCAGCCCTCTTTCCACTGCAAGCACCGTCTTGCCCGGCGCCAGGCGGGTGCGGTTGGCGACGCGGAAGATGTGGGTGTCGACGGCGATGGTGTGCTGGCCGAAGGCGGTGTTGAGAATCACGTTGGCGGTCTTGCGGCCCACGCCGGGCAGGGCTTCCAGCGCGTCGCGGTCGTGCGGCACTTCTCCGCCGTGGCGCTCGATCAGACGTTCGCAGAGGCCGATGATGTTCTTGGCCTTGCTGTTGAACAGTCCGATGGTCTTGATGTATTCGCGCAGGCCGTCTTCCCCCAGGGCGAGGATGGCCTCCGGCGTATTGGCGATGGGGAAGAGCTTTGTGGTGGCCTTGTTGACGCCCTTGTCCGTGGCTTGGGCCGAGAGGACGACGGCGACCAGCAGTTCGAAGGGTGTGCCGTAGCACAGTTCGGTGGTCGGCTCGGGGATGGCGGCGGCGAGGCGTTCGAAGATCTGCCGCCGCTTGTTCGCGTTCATGCTTTCCGGGCGGCGGCGGGTTCGAACGCTACGGGCTGGCTTACTGCGACTTGGGCTCGCGCCTTGGCGCGGGCGTCGAGCAGGTTTTTCAGCGCAATGATGAGTCCCAGTCCAATGAAGGCGCCGGGCGGCAGGATGGCCAGCAGGAAGCCGTCGTAGTTCTCCACGATCCGCACGCTCCAATTGCGGGCGGCTTCGCCGAACATCAGTTCGGCTCGGTTCAGCAGGGCGCCGGTGCCGACGATTTCGCGGAAGGCGCCGAGCGCGACCAGTGCCGCGGTGAATCCCAATCCCATGAACAAGCCGTCCAGGACGGCGCGGTCGACCGTGTTCTTCGAGGCGAAGGCTTCGGCGCGGCCGATGATGGCACAGTTGGTGACGATCAGCGGGATAAAGATGCCGAGGATCTTGTACAGGTCGTGGAAGAACGCGCTCATCAGCAGCTCGATGACGGTGACGTTGGCGGCGATGACCAGCACGAACACCGGCAGGCGCACTTCCGTGGTGATGCGGTTGCGGATCAGCGAAACCACGCCGTTGGAGAATACCAGGGCGACGGTGGTGGCCAGTCCCAGCCCCAAGCTGTTGACCACGGTGCTGCTGACCGCGAGCAGCGGGCACAGGCCGAGCAGGGCGACCAGGGCTTGGTTGTTGTGCCAGAGCCCGTCCAGGATGATCTTGCGGTAGGGGCCGAGATTCATGGGGTGTCCTCCTGTTGCGGCGCCGGGGCGAACAGTATTTCACGGTTGTCGCGGAAGAATTGCAGCGTCTTGCGCACGGCTTTGACGACGGCGCGGGGCGTGATGGTGGCGCCGGTGAACTGGTCGAAGTCGCCGCCGTCCTTCTTCACGCCCCAGCGGATCTCGGGCGGATCGATCAGCGAGAGGCCTGCGAATTGGTGGATCCAGTCCGATTTGTTTTCGTCGATGGGATCGCCGAGGCCGGGGGTTTCCTTGTGGCTCAGCACCCGTACGCCGCCCAGGCTGCCGTCATAGCGGACGGCGACCAGCAGGCGGATGGCGCCGTTGTAGCCGTCCGGCGCGATGGGCGAGAGCACGGCGGTGACCGGCTGCCCGGACTTGCGGGCTCGGTAGACCGGTACGGCCTGGCTGGTGCCGAGCAGCGGATCGGCGATTTCGATGGCATCCGCCAGCGGGTCGTTGTCGAAGGCTTCCGGCGGCACCAGCGATTCGATGGAATGCAGCAGGGTGGCGCGCTCGTTGGCCTCGATCAGCGGTTCGGTGTGGCGGTAGACCGTGGATACCAGGCCGGTGCCGGCAACCGAAAATACGCCGAGGATGAGGGCGGCGACGATGACGGGGTGCTGTTTCAGGTTCATCCGGGATGCCCGTAAACCCTGGGGCGGGTGTAATGGTCGATGGTCGGGGCCGCCAGGTTGAGCAGCAGCACCGCGAAGGCCACGCCGTCCGGGTAGCCGCCCCAGGAGCGGATCACGAAGATCAAGCTGCCGATCAGTGCGCCATAGATCAGCCGGCCTTTCGGCGTGGTCGAGGCGGTGACCGGGTCGGTGGCGATGAAGAAGGCGCCGAGCATGGTGGCGCCGCCGAACAGATGGAACAGCGGGGTCGGATAGGTTTGGGGTTCCAGCAGGAAGAAGCCCAGGCTCAATCCCCCCAGCGCCGCCAGGAAGCCTGCCGGGATCTGCCAGGCGATCAGCCCGCGGCGCAGCAGCCAAAGGCCGCCGGCGAGATAGCCCAGGTTCACCCATTGCCAGCCCTTGCCGGCCAGCGCGCCGAACAGGGCGGCGGATTGGATCTCGTCCATCGTCCGGCCCAGGCCGAGCTGGGTCTTGAGGGTGTCCAGCGGCGTCGCCATCGCCAGCGCGTCGAACCCTAAGCCTTCCGGCCCCGCGCGATGGGCGATTGTGTTCCAGGCCTCCAGCAGGCCCAGTGAGGCTGCTCCGAGGTCGGTCGGCGGCAGCCAGGCGGTCATCGCTTTCGGGAAGGAGATGAGCAAGACGGCATAGCCGACCATGGCCGGGTTGAACGGGTTGTAGCCCAGGCCGCCGTAGAGCTGCTTGCCGATGACGATGGCGAACAACGCTCCGAACACGGCGATCCACCAAGGCGCGATGGGTGGCAGGGATACCGCCAGAAGAGCGGCGGTGAGTACGGCGCTCCAGTCGGACAGGCCGGCGCGGCTGGGCTGGGCGCGCAGGCGCAGCATGGCGGATTCGGCCAGCAGGGCGGTGGCGATCGCCAGAGCGAGGTTGATCAGCACGCCGGGGCCGAACTGCCAGAGCTGGGCGGCGATGCCGGGCAGCATGGCCACCAGCACCCATTGCATGATGCGGCGGGTGCTGGCGGTAGGCGCGAGGTGGGGCGCGGGAGCGGTATTGAAGCGCATGGTCTAGTTCTCGGCCGGTTCCTGTGCCGGCGGCGATTGGTCCGGTGCGGCATCCGTCGTTGGCGCGGATTCGGGCATGCGCTTGCGTGCCTTGGCGCGGGCGATGGCATCCTGGATCTCGGAAGCATCCGGCTTGGCCAGGGCGGCTTTCTTGCGCTGAGCGGCCTCGGCGCGTTCCTGCTTCTCGCGTTCCTTGCGGGCTTGCCGGGCCTCGAAGCGCTCGCGGGCATGATCCGCCTTCGATCGTTCGCGCTGCCTGGCCACGAGTTCGCTCTTCGCGGCGCGGAAATATTGCACCAGCGGAATGTGGCTGGGGCAGACGTAGTCGCAGCAGCCGCATTCTATGCAGTCCGGAAGCTGGTATTCCTGCGCCCGTTCCAGGTTGTCCGCGCGGCTGTACCAGTAGAGCTGCTGTGGCAGCAGGTTGACCGGGCAGACCTCGGCGCAGGCGCCGCAGCGGATGCAGGGGAGGGCCTGCTTGGGGCCGGTAGTCTCGCCGCGCCCGGTCACCAGCACGCAGTTCGCGGCCTTGACCAGGGGCAGGGCGTCGGAGGGGAGGGAGATTCCCATCATCGGACCGCCCAGGATCAATCGCTCGGCCGTGCCGGAATAGCCGCCGCTGTAGCGGACCAGGTCGGCGATGGGGGTGCCGATGCGGGTCAGCCAGTTGCCCGGATTCCTGACGCCTTTGCCGGTCACGGTGACGATGCGCTCGATCAGCGGCTCGCCCCGGACCACTGCCCGGAACACCGCCGCCGCGGTGCCGACGTTCTGGCAGATCACGCCGGCGTCGGCGGGGATGCCGCGGGTCGGCACTTCGCGTCCGGTGAGGATGCGGATGAGCTGCTTCTCGCCGCCGCTGGGGTAGAGGGCTGGCACGGTGACGACGTCGATGTTCGAATAATCCCCGGCTTCCCGTGTTTCCCGCAGTGCCCGGATCGCTTCCGGCATGTCGTCTTCGATGCCGAGCAGGCAGCGCTCCACGCCCAATACCCGCATCAGGATGCACGCGCCTTCCAGCACCTCGCGCGGGAAATTCCGCAGCAGGCTGTCGTCGCAGGTGATGTAGGGCTCGCACTCGGCGCCGTTGAGGATCAGGGTGTCGATTGCGCGATGGCCGGGATCGGTCTTGACCGCGGTCGAGAAGGCCGCGCCGCCCAAGCCTACGATGCCTGCCTCGAAGATGATCCGGCGCAGTTCGTCCGGCCCGAGTTCGCGGGAATGGGGAGGCGCTTCGGTTTCGAGCGCGAGATCCTCCCCATCGGTGTCGATCACGATGGCCAAGTCGGCGATGCCAGAAGGGTGCGGCAGGGGGCGCGGCTCGATGGCGCTTACGACTCCTGAGCTGGAGGAATGGATCGGCGGATTCATCGGGCCGTCGCCGCGGGCGATGACCTGACCTTTACGAACGTGGTCGCCGACCTGCACCACGGCCTCCGCGTTCTGCCCGCCGCGCTGCTGCAGCGGGAAGATCAGCCGCGGCGGGACTGGGGCCGTCGCCAGCGGGGCGAGGCTGGAATCCTCTTTGTGGGCGTCCAGGTGCAGACCGCCGTGGAATCGGTGCAGCGTGAGCATCAGTGGGTCCCGTCGGGCTTGGGCCAATGCCAGGTGCCGAGGTTGTCCCGGACCGGTTCCATCACGATGCAGTCGACCGGGCAGGGCGCCAGGCAAAGTTCGCAGCCGGTGCATTCGGAGGCGATGACCGTGTGCATCAGCTTGGCTGCGCCGAGGATGGCATCGACCGGGCAGGCCTGGATGCACAGAGTGCAGCCGATGCACTTGGTTTCGTCGATGACGGCGACGCTTTTCGGCTTCTCGGCGCCGTGTTCGCCGCTCAGCGGCTTGGGTTCGACCCCGAGCAGATCGGCCAGTGCCTGGACGCCGTCCTCGCCGCCCGGCGGGCACTGGTTGATGTCCGCCTCGCCCCGTGCGATGGCCTCGGCATAAGGGCGGCAGCCGGGGAAGCCGCACTGGCCGCACTGGGTCTGCGGCAGTACCGCGTCGATCTTGTCGGCCAGCGGATCGCCCTCCACCTTGAAGCGCCGCGAGGAATAGCCCAGCAGCGCGCCGAACAGGGTGAACAATACGCAGACCGCGAGAAACGCCAGCATCCTCTCCCCCTTTTAGCCCTTGACCAGGCCGGAGAAGCCCATGAAGGCGACGGAAATCAAACCGGCGGTGATGAGGGCGATGGCATTGCCCCGGAACGGCACCGGCACGTCGGCGGCATCGACCCGCTCCCGTAGGCCGGCGAACAGCACCAGTACCAGGGTAAAGCCGGCGGCGGCGCCGAAGCCGTACAGGAAGGATTCGATGAAATCGTGGCCGGCCTGGACGTTGAGCAGGGCCACGCCGAGCACCGCGCAGTTGGTGGTGATCAGCGGCAGGAAAATCCCCAGCACCTGGTGCAGCAACGGGCTGGTCTTCTTCACGACCAGCTCGGTGAACTGCACCACCACGGCGATCACCACGATGAAGGTGATGGTCCGCAGGTATTCCAATCCCATCGGCTCCAGCAGGAAATGGTCGACCACGTAGCTGCTGACCGAGGACAGGGTCAGCACGAAGGTCGTCGCCAGCCCCATGCCGATCGCGGTTTCGGACTTGCGCGAGACGCCCATGAACGGGCATAGCCCGAGGAACTTGACCAGGACGAAGTTGTTCACCAGGGTCGTGCTGACGAGGATCAACAGATAGTCTTTCATCTGAAGGGATGACGAAGCGCCGGCAGGGGAACGGGAAATTATATAGTTGACTGTATTGCTCGGGAAATGGCCGTCAACGTTTTTTCACGTGGCGGATCATCCGCCGGCGCTTCTTGATCTGGCGCTCGGTGAGCTCGTTGCGGCGGCCCTGGAACGGGTTTTCCGCGCTCTTGAACACCAGCTTCAGCGGCACGCCCTGCAACTTGAAGGCCTTGCGGAACTCGTTGCCGAGATAGCGTTTGTACGCGGCCGGCAGGTCCTCGGTCTGGTTGCCGTGGATCACGACGACCGGCGGGTTGTGGCCGCCCTGGTGCGCGTATTTGAGTTTGATGCGGCGGCCGCGGACCAGCGGCGGCTGGTGGGCGGTCAAACAGTCCTGCAGCACCTGGGTCAGGCGCGAGGCCGACAGGTCCAGCATGGCGGACTGGTAAATCGGCTTGACCGCGTCCATCAGCACGCCGACCCCGGTGCCGTGCAGGGCTGAGACGAAATACTTCTTGGCGAACTCGAGGAACGGCAGCTTGATGTCGATCTGGCGCTTGACCTTTTCGCGCTGCTCCGGGTCCAGTCCGTCCCATTTGTTGAAGCCGATCAGGAGGCCCCGGCCGATTTCCAGCACCATGCCGAGCAGGTTGGCGTCCTGGTCGGTGAGCCCCTCGCTGGCGTCCACCAGGTAGATCACCACATGGGCCTTTTCGATGGCCTGGAAACTCTTGAGGACGCTGAATTTTTCGATGCCTTCGTTAACCCGGGCGCGGCGGCGGATGCCGGCCGTGTCGATCAGGGTGTAGCGCTCCCCGCGCCGCTCGAACGGGATATAGATGCTGTCCCGCGTGGTGCCGGGCTGGTCGTAGACCACCACGCGCTCCTCGCCGAGGATGCGGTTGACCAGGGTCGATTTGCCGACGTTCGGCCGGCCCACCACCGCGATGCGGATGCCGGTTTCGGCGTCGGTTTCCGCTTCCGGCTCCGGTTCCGGCAGCAGCGCCTCGACCTGTTCCAGCAGGGCATGCACGCCGGTGCCGTGCGCCGCGGAGACGAGCTGCGGCTCGCCCAGTCCGAAAGCGTGGAACTCCGCTCCGGCGATCAGGGCGTTTGTGCCATCGATCTTGTTGGCGACCAGCAGCACCGGTTTGCTGATCCGGTGCAGGCGCTCGGCGATGAGTTCGTCCCCGGCGGTCATGCCGGCATGGACGTCCACCAGGAACAGGATGACGTCGGCTTCGTCGAGGACGTGGTCCACCTGCTTCATCGCCTGGTCGTCGATGCCTTCGGCGGCTTCGATGATGCCCCCGGTGTCGACCACGAAATAGTTGCGCTC
This portion of the Methylococcus mesophilus genome encodes:
- a CDS encoding electron transport complex subunit E, with translation MNLGPYRKIILDGLWHNNQALVALLGLCPLLAVSSTVVNSLGLGLATTVALVFSNGVVSLIRNRITTEVRLPVFVLVIAANVTVIELLMSAFFHDLYKILGIFIPLIVTNCAIIGRAEAFASKNTVDRAVLDGLFMGLGFTAALVALGAFREIVGTGALLNRAELMFGEAARNWSVRIVENYDGFLLAILPPGAFIGLGLIIALKNLLDARAKARAQVAVSQPVAFEPAAARKA
- the nth gene encoding endonuclease III yields the protein MNANKRRQIFERLAAAIPEPTTELCYGTPFELLVAVVLSAQATDKGVNKATTKLFPIANTPEAILALGEDGLREYIKTIGLFNSKAKNIIGLCERLIERHGGEVPHDRDALEALPGVGRKTANVILNTAFGQHTIAVDTHIFRVANRTRLAPGKTVLAVERGLEKHTPREFLKDAHHLLILHGRYICTARKPKCPQCPIADLCEYPDKTQAPE
- the rsxG gene encoding electron transport complex subunit RsxG; the encoded protein is MNLKQHPVIVAALILGVFSVAGTGLVSTVYRHTEPLIEANERATLLHSIESLVPPEAFDNDPLADAIEIADPLLGTSQAVPVYRARKSGQPVTAVLSPIAPDGYNGAIRLLVAVRYDGSLGGVRVLSHKETPGLGDPIDENKSDWIHQFAGLSLIDPPEIRWGVKKDGGDFDQFTGATITPRAVVKAVRKTLQFFRDNREILFAPAPQQEDTP
- a CDS encoding DUF6527 family protein, whose product is MKKSALSHQFVEYVPERLQEGILYISIPYATAAHSCCCGCGKEVATPLSPTDWRLTFDGETVSLEPSIGNWSFPCRSHYWIKRSKVAWAAEWSQQAVEAGRACDRAAKLRYYDSKDSSVDVVSDSQLTLGTRPTSSTPRSGEGFLTMFKRWLLG
- a CDS encoding IS3 family transposase (programmed frameshift) — encoded protein: MKKRFTEEQIIGILKEAEAGLKVAELCRKHGLSEATYYNWKAKYGGLTVSDAQRLKALETENARLKRLLAEAMLDNAALKEVVGRKLVSPQAKRVAVSHLMTKHQMGVTRACGLIGISRSLYRYEAKRPADQELKERLCELAAQKRRYGYRRLHVLLCREGWEINRKRTYRVYHEAGLMVRKRKRKRIAGVERQIKVAPSAPNESWSMDYVSDGLADGRRLRCLNIVDDFTKQCLAIEVDTSLPGRRVVGVLQRLAEIRGLPKSVTVDNGPEFAGKALDEWADSQGLCLSFIQPGKPQQNAYIESFNGKFRDECLNEHWFVSMCHARQVIEEWRREYNEQRPHSSLAYLTPDQFADTFLTADSMSVSD
- the rsxB gene encoding electron transport complex subunit RsxB, which encodes MLAFLAVCVLFTLFGALLGYSSRRFKVEGDPLADKIDAVLPQTQCGQCGFPGCRPYAEAIARGEADINQCPPGGEDGVQALADLLGVEPKPLSGEHGAEKPKSVAVIDETKCIGCTLCIQACPVDAILGAAKLMHTVIASECTGCELCLAPCPVDCIVMEPVRDNLGTWHWPKPDGTH
- the rsxC gene encoding electron transport complex subunit RsxC; the encoded protein is MLTLHRFHGGLHLDAHKEDSSLAPLATAPVPPRLIFPLQQRGGQNAEAVVQVGDHVRKGQVIARGDGPMNPPIHSSSSGVVSAIEPRPLPHPSGIADLAIVIDTDGEDLALETEAPPHSRELGPDELRRIIFEAGIVGLGGAAFSTAVKTDPGHRAIDTLILNGAECEPYITCDDSLLRNFPREVLEGACILMRVLGVERCLLGIEDDMPEAIRALRETREAGDYSNIDVVTVPALYPSGGEKQLIRILTGREVPTRGIPADAGVICQNVGTAAAVFRAVVRGEPLIERIVTVTGKGVRNPGNWLTRIGTPIADLVRYSGGYSGTAERLILGGPMMGISLPSDALPLVKAANCVLVTGRGETTGPKQALPCIRCGACAEVCPVNLLPQQLYWYSRADNLERAQEYQLPDCIECGCCDYVCPSHIPLVQYFRAAKSELVARQRERSKADHARERFEARQARKEREKQERAEAAQRKKAALAKPDASEIQDAIARAKARKRMPESAPTTDAAPDQSPPAQEPAEN
- the rsxD gene encoding electron transport complex subunit RsxD: MRFNTAPAPHLAPTASTRRIMQWVLVAMLPGIAAQLWQFGPGVLINLALAIATALLAESAMLRLRAQPSRAGLSDWSAVLTAALLAVSLPPIAPWWIAVFGALFAIVIGKQLYGGLGYNPFNPAMVGYAVLLISFPKAMTAWLPPTDLGAASLGLLEAWNTIAHRAGPEGLGFDALAMATPLDTLKTQLGLGRTMDEIQSAALFGALAGKGWQWVNLGYLAGGLWLLRRGLIAWQIPAGFLAALGGLSLGFFLLEPQTYPTPLFHLFGGATMLGAFFIATDPVTASTTPKGRLIYGALIGSLIFVIRSWGGYPDGVAFAVLLLNLAAPTIDHYTRPRVYGHPG
- the der gene encoding ribosome biogenesis GTPase Der; protein product: MLPVVALIGRTNVGKSTLFNYLTRTRDALVADYPGLTRDRQYGRVQRGERNYFVVDTGGIIEAAEGIDDQAMKQVDHVLDEADVILFLVDVHAGMTAGDELIAERLHRISKPVLLVANKIDGTNALIAGAEFHAFGLGEPQLVSAAHGTGVHALLEQVEALLPEPEPEAETDAETGIRIAVVGRPNVGKSTLVNRILGEERVVVYDQPGTTRDSIYIPFERRGERYTLIDTAGIRRRARVNEGIEKFSVLKSFQAIEKAHVVIYLVDASEGLTDQDANLLGMVLEIGRGLLIGFNKWDGLDPEQREKVKRQIDIKLPFLEFAKKYFVSALHGTGVGVLMDAVKPIYQSAMLDLSASRLTQVLQDCLTAHQPPLVRGRRIKLKYAHQGGHNPPVVVIHGNQTEDLPAAYKRYLGNEFRKAFKLQGVPLKLVFKSAENPFQGRRNELTERQIKKRRRMIRHVKKR
- the rsxA gene encoding electron transport complex subunit RsxA, producing the protein MKDYLLILVSTTLVNNFVLVKFLGLCPFMGVSRKSETAIGMGLATTFVLTLSSVSSYVVDHFLLEPMGLEYLRTITFIVVIAVVVQFTELVVKKTSPLLHQVLGIFLPLITTNCAVLGVALLNVQAGHDFIESFLYGFGAAAGFTLVLVLFAGLRERVDAADVPVPFRGNAIALITAGLISVAFMGFSGLVKG